The nucleotide window taGTCAAATCATGTTCAACATCATCCTCATCACAGTACATGTTACACACTTAGAACACTTATGTCCAAACTTAAGCTAGGTAGGTACCAACAAGTAACTCTTGACGTGAAACCCAAAAGAGAGAGCTAGGTAAGTACATATTCTCTTTGTTCTCAATTTAAGTGAAGCCTGTAGACTTCTTGTTCCATCTTGAAGCCGTAGCTAAAATAAGCTTCAAACATGCATCCACATTGAGTAGGAGTGAGGAAGAAGACCAAGCAAGATGAAGTCAAGAGAAGGGAGGGAAAATAAGGATAGAGACGAAAGCAAGAGAGAGACATGGAACCCTACCTGTTAGCTAGTTTTGATTCAACATATAACAAGTCACTCACcaggtgaagaaaaaaaaaaggtgggggGAGGGGCTATATTAAGATCAAACACAAGGCTAAACATTTTTCCATCATCTCTGTTAATTACCATGATCCACCACCTAACATTCCATTCCAATACCCAGCTGGAGCACTATCTCTTTGCTCTCTGGTATTCTGTTCAAATTCAGTATTGCTTGGAACTTGTTGCTTCATGTCTTCTATAGGAAACAAAAGCCTTGCACTACCACAAGTCTCGTGCACCCCTTGAGTGTTACTATACCCACTTTCAAGCCCTTCTAAAGAAAAATTCTGAGTTGACTTGAATTCTTGTAAAGGAAACCCAGTTGAAAACATGGTGTTGTTTGAATCGGATAGTGATGGAATTGACATGAAAGCACTAAATCCTCTTGAATTCATGGCAGTACTCTTGAGAAACTCCATGGGTGAGacgtgatgatgatgatgagaggGAGATGTACTTGAAGGATTAGGGTTTTGATGGTGGGTTTTGTTGCTTTCAGTATCAAAAGGTATCTCAACAAACTCAGACAAATTACTATAATCGTCAGCTGATGGGGGGTAAGCTAGATTTAGATCTTGACCTTCATGGATCTTAGGGTTTTGAGAAGCTGAATGGGGGGGATTTGGTTGGGTCAGATCAAGAGGAAACTTCTTTGAAGCAGCTGCTCCTGCTGCTGATGTTGATGCAGTACTTGATGACCTCTTGTTCTTTCTTGAACCACCACCAACAGGAACATTTCTTAAAGACCCACCTGCAGTCCAATACCTTCTACAAGTCTTGCAAAAGTACCTTGGCTGAGAAAGACTATAGTTGTTGTAGTAACAAAATTTGGTATTAGTGGAATTGCACCTTGGACAATTCAAAGCTTGATCCTTTTGAGGCCTTGCCCTTCTCTCTAACACATCAGGCCTTGAACCTTCCATTGGATTAACAGCACCAATCCCCTGAAAGTGAAAAACCATGGACACAAAAAAGCCATAATTTCAGGATTCACACAACACAAAACAAAGCCCTCTCACAACTCTTCACTCCAAATTTGGTAGATGAAGATGGAGAAAAGGAAAGTTGAGAGGAAACAAACAagacatagaaaacaaaaggagactTGTTAACCCTTTGAGGATTACACGcaacaggaaaaataaaaacactataaaaacttTTCTAGGTGCTTTATCAGATGGTGGAGATAAAAAGAAGTGCAGTCCTCTCAACTTTCAAGAACAAAGAACACATAAATTCAAACATTAGTGGGGGCTGATGAACAGCATCATCTCATGGAGAAAAAAGTGAACTTTACATATACTACCAAGCAAGtagtaatcaagaaaaaaacatacataCCACCAAACCAAAAGATAAATACTATTCTAATTAGCCTTGAAAACCCCAACccagaaaaggagaaaagggaaaagaacaGCATGATTGTGTGTAGAGAAAAAAAGACGGTGTCTTTACCTGTGCCCACTGAGTAGCAGTATCCATGGATTAAAGAGGGGGGAAAAGGGGAGTTATGCAGTCTTTTGCTGAAGGAAAAATCAACAACTCTCACTTTCTAGCA belongs to Populus nigra chromosome 18, ddPopNigr1.1, whole genome shotgun sequence and includes:
- the LOC133678015 gene encoding dof zinc finger protein 1-like isoform X1 gives rise to the protein MDTATQWAQGIGAVNPMEGSRPDVLERRARPQKDQALNCPRCNSTNTKFCYYNNYSLSQPRYFCKTCRRYWTAGGSLRNVPVGGGSRKNKRSSSTASTSAAGAAASKKFPLDLTQPNPPHSASQNPKIHEGQDLNLAYPPSADDYSNLSEFVEIPFDTESNKTHHQNPNPSSTSPSHHHHHVSPMEFLKSTAMNSRGFSAFMSIPSLSDSNNTMFSTGFPLQEFKSTQNFSLEGLESGYSNTQGVHETCGSARLLFPIEDMKQQVPSNTEFEQNTREQRDSAPAGYWNGMLGGGSW
- the LOC133678015 gene encoding dof zinc finger protein 1-like isoform X2 translates to MEGSRPDVLERRARPQKDQALNCPRCNSTNTKFCYYNNYSLSQPRYFCKTCRRYWTAGGSLRNVPVGGGSRKNKRSSSTASTSAAGAAASKKFPLDLTQPNPPHSASQNPKIHEGQDLNLAYPPSADDYSNLSEFVEIPFDTESNKTHHQNPNPSSTSPSHHHHHVSPMEFLKSTAMNSRGFSAFMSIPSLSDSNNTMFSTGFPLQEFKSTQNFSLEGLESGYSNTQGVHETCGSARLLFPIEDMKQQVPSNTEFEQNTREQRDSAPAGYWNGMLGGGSW